In the Pantanalinema sp. genome, one interval contains:
- the tyrS gene encoding tyrosine--tRNA ligase, translating to MTAQTTPAPEIAHLTQGAAEVLPHGGLEAKLKERAGKPLRVKLGFDPTKPDLHIGHAVVLNALRRFQDRGHQVVIIIGDFTATIGDPTGKEATRPPLSADEVAHNAKTYLEQLGLVLDLSRTEVRYNSEWLGKLSMIDCLKLTAQTTVAQMLARENFAKRYERNDPIGLHEFMYPLLQGHDSVAIEADIEMGGTDQKFNNLMGRHLQESAGQSAQIVMLYPILEGTDGVQKMSKSLNNYIGLTDAPEDMYGKVMSVPDALLENYYRLASCLPLGEIEETLAGLEGGTLHPRDAKMRLARAIVTRYHGAEEGARAEEAFVRQFQQRQIPEDMPEVTLSSLGLEANAPAGILPLLSGAKLVASTSEARRLIQQGGVKLHQSDEATVVGDPQATVAIPAEGLVIQVGKRRFARITRG from the coding sequence TTGACCGCGCAGACCACCCCCGCTCCCGAGATCGCCCACCTGACCCAAGGTGCCGCCGAGGTGCTCCCCCACGGGGGACTGGAGGCCAAGCTCAAGGAGCGCGCCGGCAAGCCCCTGCGCGTCAAGCTCGGCTTCGATCCCACCAAGCCCGACCTCCACATCGGCCATGCCGTGGTCCTCAACGCGCTGCGCCGGTTCCAGGACAGGGGCCACCAGGTGGTCATCATCATCGGCGACTTCACCGCAACCATCGGGGACCCCACCGGCAAGGAGGCCACCCGGCCTCCGCTCTCCGCCGACGAGGTCGCCCACAACGCCAAGACCTACCTCGAGCAGCTCGGGCTCGTGCTCGATCTGTCCCGGACCGAGGTGCGCTACAACTCCGAGTGGCTCGGCAAGCTGAGCATGATCGACTGCCTCAAGCTCACGGCCCAGACGACCGTGGCCCAGATGCTCGCCCGCGAGAACTTCGCCAAGCGCTACGAGCGCAACGACCCCATCGGCCTGCACGAGTTCATGTACCCCCTCCTGCAGGGCCACGACTCGGTGGCGATCGAAGCCGACATCGAGATGGGCGGGACCGACCAAAAGTTCAACAACCTCATGGGCCGGCACCTCCAGGAGAGCGCCGGGCAGAGCGCCCAGATCGTCATGCTCTATCCCATCCTGGAGGGCACCGACGGCGTCCAGAAGATGTCCAAGTCCCTGAACAACTACATCGGCCTCACGGACGCCCCCGAGGACATGTACGGCAAGGTCATGTCGGTTCCCGACGCCCTGCTCGAAAACTACTACCGGCTCGCATCCTGCCTGCCGCTCGGCGAGATCGAAGAGACGCTCGCCGGCCTCGAGGGGGGCACCCTGCACCCGCGCGACGCCAAGATGCGCCTCGCGCGCGCCATCGTCACGCGCTACCACGGCGCCGAGGAGGGCGCGCGCGCAGAAGAGGCCTTCGTCCGCCAGTTCCAGCAGCGCCAGATCCCCGAGGACATGCCCGAGGTGACGCTCTCCTCGCTGGGCCTCGAAGCAAACGCTCCGGCCGGCATCCTGCCCCTCCTGAGCGGCGCCAAGCTCGTCGCCTCCACCAGCGAAGCCCGGCGCCTCATCCAGCAGGGGGGCGTCAAGCTGCACCAAAGTGACGAGGCAACCGTCGTCGGTGACCCGCAGGCCACCGTCGCCATTCCCGCCGAGGGCCTCGTCATCCAGGTGGGCAAGCGGCGTTTCGCCCGCATCACCCGGGGTTAG
- a CDS encoding citrate synthase: MAEKVVPSKPYFPGLEGVVVAISQITSINGTEGKLMYRGYNIHELAEHSTYEEVVYLLFNGELPTDAQLSALKQQLVAERALPAQVLDVLRLMPKDANPMAALRTAVSALAFFDAEAEEMSVEANQRKAFRLTAQVATIVAAFDRIRKGKEVLAPRADLSHAANFLYMLNGEVPNEVNARAMDVALILHADHEMNASSFAARVTASTLSDFYSAITSAVGTLKGPLHGGANSEVMKMLLAIGDEDKAEEYVKTGLANKQRFMGFGHRVYKTMDPRATVLRKVSKQLGERAGDLKWFNMSETVERLVKAEKGLDPNVDFFSASAYYMMGIDMDLYTPIFAVSRIAGWSANVLEQYANNRLMRPDTDYTGASERKYVSMDKR; this comes from the coding sequence ATGGCTGAGAAGGTCGTTCCCTCGAAACCCTACTTCCCCGGTCTTGAAGGGGTCGTGGTGGCGATTTCGCAGATTACCTCGATCAACGGGACCGAGGGCAAGCTCATGTACCGCGGGTACAACATCCACGAGCTGGCCGAGCACTCGACCTACGAAGAGGTCGTGTACCTGTTGTTCAACGGTGAGCTGCCGACCGATGCCCAGCTGTCGGCGCTCAAGCAGCAGCTCGTGGCCGAGCGCGCGCTTCCCGCGCAGGTGCTCGACGTCCTGCGCCTGATGCCCAAGGACGCCAACCCCATGGCCGCCCTGCGCACCGCCGTCTCGGCGCTCGCCTTCTTCGACGCCGAGGCCGAGGAGATGTCGGTCGAGGCCAACCAGCGCAAGGCCTTCCGCCTGACCGCCCAGGTCGCCACCATCGTGGCCGCCTTCGATCGCATCCGCAAGGGCAAGGAAGTCCTCGCCCCCCGTGCGGACCTCAGCCACGCCGCCAACTTCCTCTACATGCTCAACGGCGAGGTTCCCAACGAGGTCAATGCCCGCGCCATGGACGTGGCCCTCATCCTCCACGCCGACCACGAGATGAACGCCTCGTCGTTCGCCGCGCGCGTCACCGCCTCGACCCTCTCGGACTTCTACTCGGCGATCACCTCGGCGGTGGGCACCCTCAAGGGCCCCCTGCACGGCGGCGCCAACAGCGAAGTCATGAAGATGCTGCTCGCCATCGGCGACGAGGACAAGGCCGAGGAGTACGTCAAGACGGGGCTTGCCAACAAGCAGCGCTTCATGGGCTTCGGCCACCGCGTCTACAAGACCATGGACCCCCGCGCCACGGTGCTGCGCAAGGTCTCGAAGCAGCTGGGCGAGCGCGCCGGCGACCTGAAGTGGTTCAACATGTCCGAGACCGTCGAGCGTCTGGTCAAGGCCGAGAAGGGCCTCGATCCGAACGTCGACTTCTTCTCGGCGTCGGCCTACTACATGATGGGCATCGACATGGACCTCTACACCCCGATCTTCGCGGTCAGCCGCATCGCGGGCTGGTCGGCCAACGTGCTCGAGCAGTACGCCAACAATCGCCTTATGCGCCCCGACACCGACTACACCGGTGCCAGCGAGCGCAAGTACGTCTCGATGGACAAGCGCTAG